From a region of the Salvelinus namaycush isolate Seneca unplaced genomic scaffold, SaNama_1.0 Scaffold402, whole genome shotgun sequence genome:
- the otud6b gene encoding deubiquitinase OTUD6B isoform X2: MYVLPVLSEPSQDKKAAAEKERERRIAEAEVENLSGLRHQEGLKLTQKLVERQLQIREISSDGHCMYRAVEDQLGQRGLGLTLKDLRAQTARHMRSHTDDFLPFLTNTNTGDMYTADEFDKYCSDVADTAAWGGQLELRALTQVLQLPIEVLQADSPAIMIGEEFDKSPITLIYMRHAYGLGEHYNSVERMRDPATQEET, encoded by the exons ATGTATGTCCTCCCTGTGCTCTCTGAACCCTCCCAGGATAAGAAGGCAGCCgcggagaaggagagagagcgtcGCATAGCGGAGGCTGAGGTGGAGAACCTGTCTGGGCTGCGACACCAGGAGGGACTGAAGTTGACCCAGAAGCTTGTAGAGCGCCAGCTGCAGATCAGGGAGATTTCCTCAG ATGGCCACTGTATGTACCGTGCTGTGGAGGACCAGTTGGGGCAGCGTGGCTTAGGTCTGACCCTGAAGGACCTCCGGGCCCAAACCGCTCGGCACATGAGGAGCCACACAGACGACTTCCTTCCCTTCCTCACCAACACCAACACAGGGGACATGTACACGGCTG atgAGTTTGACAAGTATTGCAGTGACGTGGCAGACACAGCCGCCTGGGGTGGACAACTGGAG CTGAGAGCTCTGACACAGGTCCTTCAGCTGCCAATAGAAGTGCTCCAAGCTGATTCCCCAGCTATAATGATTGGAGAGGAATTTGACAAGTCACCCATCACCCTTAT TTATATGCGGCATGCGTACGGACTGGGAGAACACTACAACTCAGTGGAACGTATGAGAGACCCTGCCACTCAAGAGGAGACCTGA